Proteins from a single region of Candidatus Kryptoniota bacterium:
- a CDS encoding alpha/beta fold hydrolase: MILKTRDSSIAYETYGSNKTKAVTFIHGFPFSKSMWDEQAALLSGDHFVLTFDVRGHGGSEVGNGQYLIEFFVDDLIRLLDHLQIKKTILCGLSMGGYVALRAVDREPSRFSGLVLSDTKATPDTNAAKLNRVNQIRTILSGNKSQFAEEQVKALFAPESIENKKSEVKKIRTTILSTDENGLVGALIALASRMDMTENLGKISVPTLILVGEKDKVTPPSDAEFMRSRIPNSKLMVIHGAGHISNMENSPGFNSALVDFLSENNL; the protein is encoded by the coding sequence ATGATCTTGAAAACTCGGGATTCCAGTATCGCATACGAGACGTACGGTTCTAATAAAACCAAAGCGGTCACATTCATCCACGGATTTCCCTTCAGCAAATCGATGTGGGACGAACAGGCTGCTCTCCTCTCGGGTGATCACTTCGTCCTGACATTCGACGTGCGCGGGCACGGCGGGAGCGAAGTCGGGAACGGGCAATATCTCATCGAGTTTTTCGTCGACGACCTGATACGTTTGTTGGACCATTTGCAGATAAAAAAGACGATTCTGTGCGGGCTCTCGATGGGTGGATATGTTGCTCTTCGCGCGGTCGATCGTGAGCCGTCAAGATTTTCCGGGCTCGTACTCTCCGACACCAAAGCAACTCCCGACACAAACGCAGCGAAGCTGAATCGCGTCAACCAGATAAGAACAATTCTAAGCGGGAACAAATCTCAATTTGCCGAGGAACAGGTAAAAGCTCTCTTCGCCCCGGAGAGCATCGAGAACAAGAAGAGTGAAGTGAAGAAAATCAGAACGACGATACTCTCGACGGACGAAAATGGATTGGTGGGAGCACTCATCGCGCTAGCATCAAGAATGGATATGACGGAGAATCTCGGAAAGATTTCCGTACCGACATTGATACTTGTCGGCGAAAAGGACAAAGTGACTCCGCCGTCGGATGCGGAATTTATGCGTTCAAGAATTCCAAACTCCAAGCTCATGGTGATTCACGGAGCTGGCCATATCTCGAATATGGAGAATTCCCCCGGGTTCAACTCAGCTCTGGTAGACTTCCTTTCGGAAAACAACCTCTAG
- the tadA gene encoding tRNA adenosine(34) deaminase TadA produces the protein MTDHQRFMSLALEEAERALERNEVPVGAVIVRNGVVIARGHNQVEQLQDPTAHAEIIAIGAAANYLGSWRLKGCTLYVTLEPCPMCAGAIVLSRIDRLVFGAHDPKMGACSTLFNIVQDQRLNHRVELIEGVSDEESRSLLRTFFEKQRSPGSN, from the coding sequence ATGACCGATCACCAACGGTTCATGTCACTTGCTCTCGAAGAGGCGGAACGCGCGCTCGAAAGAAACGAAGTTCCGGTCGGCGCAGTAATCGTCCGCAACGGTGTTGTGATTGCGCGAGGGCACAACCAGGTTGAGCAGCTCCAGGACCCCACCGCTCACGCTGAGATCATTGCCATCGGCGCGGCAGCGAATTACCTCGGCAGCTGGAGACTCAAAGGCTGCACCCTGTACGTCACGCTCGAACCCTGCCCGATGTGCGCCGGCGCGATCGTACTTTCTAGGATCGACCGGCTTGTCTTCGGCGCGCACGATCCGAAAATGGGAGCATGCTCGACACTTTTCAACATCGTCCAGGATCAACGACTCAACCACCGTGTCGAATTGATCGAAGGTGTGAGCGACGAAGAATCGAGATCACTTCTCCGAACGTTTTTCGAAAAGCAGAGATCGCCCGGCAGTAATTAG